Part of the Sodalinema gerasimenkoae IPPAS B-353 genome is shown below.
GGAACAAGCGGCTGTTGAGGAGGTTCTCTATAGTGTATTGGAGTCGGTGCGTCTGGTGGCCTATTTATTATCCCCGGTGGTTCCTCACCTGAGTACTGCCATTTATGGGCAACTGGGCTATAGCACCGATTTTGACCGGCTTGAGTCGGTTCGAGAAACGGCGACCTTTGAGGCTCATGGGGCTTGGGGCGTTCTCCCTCCTGGGCAATCCTTGAATAAACCTGAGCCTGTTTTTCGGCGTATTGAGGTTCCGAGTGCGTAATCTCAATTGCTGTAGATTCGTGAGGGGTTGCGATCGCCTCTGTTTTTGAAGGTCTTCTAAGATCCGAGACAGATGGTTAATCGAACCCTTTGTCTTTTTTTTCAAGAACCAGAAATTATAATGGGAATACAGCCTCATCGTCATCACAGACGAGATCTGGGGCATTTCATTTAAATTCTCTGATAGATAACAACCCTGAGGATAACAAGCCATGTTAAACGATTTCGAGCATGACTCGATATTTACACCGGAACAGGTGCTAGAGAACCGAGGTCGCGTGGCGATTTTTATTGATGGTTCTAACCTGTTCTATGCTGCCATGCAATTGGGCATGGAGATTGACTACACGAAGCTGCTGTGCCGCTTGACGGCGGGTTCACGGCTGTTACGCTCCTTTTTCTATACGGGGGTCGATCGCACCAATGAGAAGCAACAGGGCTTTTTGCTCTGGATGCGTCGCAATGGCTATCGCGTTATTGCCAAGGATTTGGTGCAGCTTCCCGATGGCTCTAAAAAGGCTAACTTGGATGTGGAAATTGCGGTGGACATGATGGCCTTGGTGGGAGCCTATGATACGGCGATTCTCGTCAGTGGCGATGGGGATCTCGCCTATGCGGTGGATGCGGTGAGCTATCGCGGCGTCCGAGTTGAGGTGGTTAGTTTGCGCTCGATGACCAGTGATAGTCTCATCAATGTGGCAGATCGGTATATTGATTTGGAGAATATCAAGGAGGAAATTCAAAAAAACCCTAGGCATCATCCCTACACCTATCGTCCTCTCTCCGGTGTAGGGGGTGCTCCCGTGATTGAGGATAAACCCAGTAAATAATGGCTCATTTCATCACGATTTTATGACCTCTGTCTTTTTCGGGTCTCATTGGACGCGGGGGGGGGGCGATCTCGTCCTCTAGGACTAGCACTGGTATTGATGGTCTTCATCAGTGCTTGTACCCCGAGGACGGAATCCCCTGATCCTGCTGAGTCGATTCCGTCACAACAAGTTGATCCCAGTCTAACCTTCGAGAATGTTGAGTTAGAACAGGTGGGGGGAGATGGCAATGTTCTTTGGGTCGTCAAAGCGGAACGGGTGACCTACAGCAGCGATCGCCAAGTGGCTCAATTGGAAAATGTCTCGGGTCAACTCTATCGAGAGGGAGAGCCAATTTATCAGGTGGAGGGCCGTTCAGGCACTCTCGAACAGGAGGCGCAGACGATTTTCCTTGAGGATGAGGTGGTGGTGATTGATCTGCGAGATCAGGTGGTGGTGCGTGGCGATCGCCTAGACTGGCAACCTCAGGGCGATCGCCTGGAGATTCACGATAATGTCACCGCCACCCATGAGACGGCCCATCTACAAGCTCAACAGATGGTCTTTCTCATTGACGTACAGCATCTTCAGGCGATCGGGGATGTGATTGCTAACATTGATGAACCTTCGTTACAGATGATGACGGAGGAATTGCTCTGGCAAATTCCTGAGGAACTGGTTCTCAGTGAGGTTACGGTTCAAGTGGCCCGTTATGAATGGATCGATGCTCCCCCTGAGGCGATCGCCCCCACCTCTGAGGCGGACGATGATGAGGACGAGGACATCCCTCCCCCAGAACCTCGGGATTTGCAGGCGGTAACGGTCACCGATCGCGCGGCGGCGGAGAGTATCGAAGTGAACCTACAGACGCAAGTGGCGCGTCTACAAGACAATGCGCGTTTAGCTCTTCTGAATCCAGCGGTGGATGTGGCTAGCCATCGCCTGGACTGGGATTTAGGGGAGCAACTGCTGACCTCGGATGTGCCGTTACGGGTTACCCATCGTGAGAAAGAGGTCATCTTAAGTGGAAACCGAGGCTGGATGAGCTTACCAGATGAGATCTTCTATCTCCAAGATGGGGTTGAGGTCTTGGGCCAGGAAAATCAAGCGCAGTTAACCGCGAATGAACTGACCTGGTTTATTCCCTCTGAAACCTTTGAGGCTCAGGGAAATGTGGCCTATCGTCAGGTCAATCCGTCCCTACAACTGACGGGCCCGCGAGCCAATGGCAAGTTAGAGGAGCAAACCTTTGTGGTCACGGGTGGGGAGGTGGTGACGGAGGTGCTGGTAAATTCTCGGCCGTGAGTCGTGAACCCTTAACTTCATCATCACCGCCGCTACGTTTTGCTATAGCAATCGAAGATTGCCTGATTGACACTTAGCAAGGATACTCTGAGTTGGAAGAGAATCTCCTACCTCGGGCGACCACAAGGGTCACTGGTGTCAAGTTAAGGGGTGAGACCAGACCTGACGGGAGATAGCATCTTTCTTTCGTTGGCGCTTACGCCTAGCTTTAACCAGTCCGAAGGACTGGGCATATTGAACCAGAAAAGGAATGAGTTCATCATCCTCAA
Proteins encoded:
- a CDS encoding NYN domain-containing protein, with the protein product MLNDFEHDSIFTPEQVLENRGRVAIFIDGSNLFYAAMQLGMEIDYTKLLCRLTAGSRLLRSFFYTGVDRTNEKQQGFLLWMRRNGYRVIAKDLVQLPDGSKKANLDVEIAVDMMALVGAYDTAILVSGDGDLAYAVDAVSYRGVRVEVVSLRSMTSDSLINVADRYIDLENIKEEIQKNPRHHPYTYRPLSGVGGAPVIEDKPSK
- the lptC gene encoding LPS export ABC transporter periplasmic protein LptC; this translates as MMVFISACTPRTESPDPAESIPSQQVDPSLTFENVELEQVGGDGNVLWVVKAERVTYSSDRQVAQLENVSGQLYREGEPIYQVEGRSGTLEQEAQTIFLEDEVVVIDLRDQVVVRGDRLDWQPQGDRLEIHDNVTATHETAHLQAQQMVFLIDVQHLQAIGDVIANIDEPSLQMMTEELLWQIPEELVLSEVTVQVARYEWIDAPPEAIAPTSEADDDEDEDIPPPEPRDLQAVTVTDRAAAESIEVNLQTQVARLQDNARLALLNPAVDVASHRLDWDLGEQLLTSDVPLRVTHREKEVILSGNRGWMSLPDEIFYLQDGVEVLGQENQAQLTANELTWFIPSETFEAQGNVAYRQVNPSLQLTGPRANGKLEEQTFVVTGGEVVTEVLVNSRP